In Nevskiales bacterium, the following proteins share a genomic window:
- a CDS encoding uroporphyrinogen-III synthase, with protein sequence MKRNRKLQGLRVWVTRPEHQAEPLCQLIEAQGGKAVRLPLLSIQPPQDPAAARALLARVADFDWVIFTSINAVQNGVALAPDGARWPSRRVCIGAGTARALEEAGLGKGLAPDSGASSEDILALPPLQNLRGQRVLIVKGEGGRDLLPRVLGSRGALVEQAEVYRRVPAEIKPRQLEALVSDIDAIVVTSGEALEHLASLASQRSALFAVQLVVPSQRVVQMAQDLGFISTPLIPAHISDHDILEALHEWHAHMAH encoded by the coding sequence ATGAAGCGCAACCGAAAACTGCAGGGCCTGCGCGTCTGGGTCACGCGCCCGGAGCACCAGGCCGAGCCACTGTGCCAGCTGATCGAGGCGCAGGGCGGCAAGGCGGTGCGACTGCCGCTGCTCAGCATCCAGCCGCCCCAGGATCCGGCCGCGGCGCGCGCCCTGCTGGCGCGCGTGGCGGATTTCGACTGGGTGATCTTCACCAGCATCAACGCCGTGCAGAACGGCGTGGCACTGGCGCCGGACGGTGCGCGCTGGCCGAGCCGGCGCGTGTGCATCGGCGCCGGCACCGCGCGCGCGCTGGAAGAAGCGGGGCTGGGCAAGGGCCTGGCGCCCGACAGCGGCGCCTCGAGCGAGGACATACTGGCGTTGCCGCCGCTGCAAAATCTGCGCGGCCAGCGCGTGCTGATCGTCAAGGGGGAAGGCGGGCGCGACCTGCTGCCGCGCGTGCTCGGCAGCCGCGGCGCGCTGGTCGAACAGGCCGAGGTGTACCGGCGCGTGCCAGCCGAGATCAAGCCCCGGCAGCTGGAGGCGCTGGTGTCGGACATCGACGCGATCGTGGTCACCAGCGGCGAGGCACTGGAGCATCTGGCCAGCCTCGCCAGCCAGCGTTCGGCACTGTTCGCGGTGCAGCTGGTGGTGCCGAGTCAGCGTGTGGTACAAATGGCGCAGGATCTCGGCTTCATCTCTACGCCGTTGATTCCGGCGCATATTTCGGATCACGACATCCTCGAAGCGCTGCACGAGTGGCACGCGCACATGGCCCACTGA